The Polaribacter sp. Q13 sequence TAATCTCCTTCTCGAGCATAATTTGCAATGGCTAAACTAAAACGAACAGATAAAAACAATTCTCTTTTGCTTACACCTTGGTACTTACAAAGCTTAGAATTAATCAATTTTTGTACAATGGCATCTACATCTTCGTTTTTAAATTGTTCTCCATGTTTCCAAACAGTTTCAATATCGACTCTATCAACAGCCAAACCTAGATGTTTGCTAATAGACATTTCATTTAATTCGCAGTCATAAAAACCAGGAACTCTCATACCTCCAACCATTAAAATGGTGGCATGTTGCATTCTTTTTTTTGCACTTACTACTCTAATAAATTTGTCTAAAATAAGATCTAGTTGTTTAGATTTTGGTCTGTCAAAAACCCAAGAATATTTTACTTCTAGAGAATTTAAGATGTTTAGTAAAAAGTTTTGTCCACATAATCTGTTAGCGGTTAATCTTCCTCCTGTAACTTCATCATGAGACCAACTTAATAAAGGCATTTTGTTTTCTCGTAACCAATTTCCTATAGCTAAAGCCAAATCACCAGCGATGTAAGAAGCCTGGTAAATAATTAAGCCACTCATATCTTCGGTCTTAAAATTATTTAAGGCTTCTAATACAGCTTTTTTAGTTTGAATAGGTTCTTTTAAAGCTAATAATTGATTGTTAGAACCAAATACACTTTTAATTTGTTCTGTAGCTTCTGTATAAGATTCTTTTGCTTTTTTCCAATCGAAATGTAGTTCAAAACCAATTCCAATTAATCCTATTTTTACATCTTTTTTTTCTGGAGCTTTACAAATAAGTTTCTCCATTTCTTCAGCTACCACACCTTTACGTTGTAGTATGTCTAAATTTAAATCTTTAGGTTTTAATACGGGTTTTTCTAAGACATCTGTTGCCATAATTTTATTTTTTTAATAGTATTTGTTCCACTTCTTTAGTACTCGGAAAATAACTTCTCCCTCCAAAATGGGTTGCAATTATAGATGCATAAGCAGAAGCATATTCCAATCGTTTAGCTAAGTTTTTTCCTTTTAACAAAGCCGATGCATAAGCGCCATGAAAAGCATCTCCACAACCAGTAGTATCTACAACTTCAGTAGGAAAAGCAGCTTGATGAATAATTCTTTCATTTTCTAAAGCCCAACTTCCATTAGCACCATCAGTAATTACTAATTGTCCATTGGTTATTAAACTCAATGCATTGATGCATTCTTCTGGTAAGTCTAATTCAGTAATCATTTGAGCTCCTTCTAGTGGCAGAATAATATGACTACCTAAAGAAATCATTTTTTTTAATACAGAAATATCTCCAGCTTCAATATCTAAAACAGAGGGAATGTTATGTTTATTAGCAATTTTTAGAAGTTCTAAATTTCCAACAACATCATAACCATCTACTAATAATAATTTACTGTTTTTAATCCAATCTTCATTAATATCTTTTGGTAGAAGTGGTTTGTAGTTATTTGTTGAGTAATAAACGGTACGATCTCCATTTTTAGTATTTATTTCAACAACAGCAATTGCAGGTTGAAAATCTGGATTGTTAATTAATAACGAGGTGTCAACATTATACCTTTTTAGTTCTTCTCTAGCGATTAAACTTAAAGTATTGTCTGCTTTATATCCTAAAAACGCTGTCTTTAAATTGTTTTGAGCAATAACACAAGCAGCATTTCCTGCAGGAGCACCCCCTTGAATAATTATTTTTGAAACTTCGTGTTTTGATCCTAAATTTACATTTAAAGGAACCTCAGCTAAAATATCTACAACCATCATCCCAGAAACTATTACATCAAATTTCATGTTATTCTCTTTTAAATTATAGAGTAAAATTACGACTGATTTAGATGAGGTATTAAATACATATTTAGTTGTAAAGTGTACTATTTTTCCATATATTTGATGTAATAATTTTTTTATTCGAAAATATATACATATTGAAAGCTGTTTTTGAACCCATTTCTAATACTACTAATCAATCTTTTCATTATCGAGTTTTCGAAAAATTAGAGTTTGGAACTCCTTGGCATTATCATCCTGAATGGGAACTAACATTTATTACTGAAAGCACAGGGATAAGAAGTGTTGGGAATTCTATACAAGCATATCAACCAGGAGAATTAGTCTTATTAGGACCCAATTTACCTCATTGTTGGAAAACAAATAGAAGTACAAAAGAACTTGCTAAATCTACTGTAATTCAATTTAGAAAAGATGTATTAGGAGATGGATGGATGGATAAAGATGAGTTTTCTTTGATAAAAAAAATGTTGATTAGTAGTAACTACGGATTAATATTCAATGAAATTATTGCAAAAGATATTGGTGCAAAAATGATTTCTATGAAAGAAACATCTACAACACTTCGATTAATAGAATTTATAAAATTACTTCATGAATTATCTTTAGAAAAATATGAGGTATTAAGTTTAGGTGCAAGTTTTAATGTCAATTCTTTGGTTTCAGATAGAATTAGAAATATTATCAATTTTGTAGATGAAAATTATCAAAATAAAATAGAAGCTTCGCAATTAGGAGATTTGGTTTTTATGACTCCAGTTTCGTTTTCTAAATTTTTTAAGAGGTCATTTAATAAAACTTTTACTTCTTATTTAAATGAATATAGGGTTAGTAAAGCTTGCGAATTTTTAAAAGAATCTGAAATTTCTGTTGAACAAATAGCTTTTGAAACAGGTTATCCAAACCTTTCTTTTTTTCATAGAAAATTCAAGTTATTTACAAAGCAAACACCTGCCCAATATAGAGCAACATTTTTTAAGTAAAAAAGAATTTATAGGTTTTTAATATAATTTTATGTTTAGTTTTGTATAGTTTTTGTCAAGTCTATAAATGCCTTTAAACTTGTAATTCATTGTTAAATTTGTAAATCTATAAAACCATTCAAATATATACATGAATAAGCATCTAAAAAAAACGAAGAAATTAGATTTTTTATAATTTAATCCTGTTTTCAAAGAAATCTAAAAATTGGTTTAAGTGTTCTAAATAGTTTTGGGTGCGTTTAGAAGAAATATAGTTAGCTACTCTAAAAATATTATTTCTCAATTTCAAATGAACCTTTTAAGCCTTTATCAGAATTGGTACTTATCCAAACATTAAATTTACCTGGTTCAATTATTGGGATAAAATTGTCATTAAGTACTGTTAAATCATTAGTTTTTAATGTGAAATTCACCACTTTCGATTCATTAGGAGCTAGCGTAATCTTGCGGAATCCTTTTAATTCTTTCACGGGTCTGGTTGTAGATCCCACAATATCTTGTACATATAATTGCACAATTTCTGTTCCCTGAACATTACTATTATTTGTAATTTGTGCAGAAATAACAAGCGAATCTTTACGGTTTAATTTTTCTTTGGATACTATCAAATTATCATATTCAAAGTTAGAATAACTTAGTCCAAAGCCAAACGGAAATAAAGGTTTAGACGTTTCATCTCTATAATTAGATTGATGAGGTCTTCCGCTATTTCTCTGATTATAATAGACAGGTATTTGACCTACTGATTTTGGAAAACTAGTTGTCAATTTACCTGACGGATTGCTTTTTCCATAAATTAAATCTGCTAAAGCATTACCTGTTTCAATACCAGGATGCCAACCAATTAATACGGCCTCAGAAGATTCTAAAACTCCTGTTAAATCAAGAGGACGACCATTAAATACTACTGTGATAATTGGTTTTCCTTTTTTCTTTAGTTTATTTAAAAAAGCTTCTTGATTGTTAGGTAATTTAATATTTGTACGTGAATGATTTTCACCAAACAAAGTTGAGCTTTCACCAACACAGGCAATTATAACATCTGTTTTAGAATTTACCTCTTTAGTTATTGTAATGTTGCTATCGGCATTATTTTTTAATCCAGAATAGGGGGTAACTACTTCTTCATTTTTTCCTAAAGATTGCCACCAACCCATAACATTCGTTTCATTGGCAAATAAACCAACAACAGCAATGTTAATCTTCTTGTTTTTTAAGGGTAATATATTTTCTTTATTTTTTAACAATACCATAGATTCACTTGCAATCTGTCTTGCTAATTTTCTTTTTTCTAAAGTAGGATTTGCTTTATCTACATTGGTAAGAGAGGTATAAGGATTTTTAAATAAACCTTTTTTATATTTGACAAATAAGATTCTTCCAACGGCCTCATCAATAATATTTTCCGAAAGATTATTGGCTTTTACTTCCTCAGTAAGTTTTTGATATGTAAGAGTTTTCATTTCCATATCAACTCCGGCATTGATAGCCAAAAGTGCTGCTTCCCTTTTATCAGAAGCAATACCGTGTTTTATCAGTTCTTCTACAGCATCCCAGTCGCTAACAACAAAACCATTAAAGTTCATTTTTTCCTTTAAAGTTTTTCGAATGTATTTTTTGTTTGCTGTGGCAGGCACTCCATTAATATCATTAAAAGCAGACATTACAGTTAAAGCACCAGCATTAACACCAGCTTCAAATGAAGGTAAATAAACTTCATGCATTGTTCTGTCGGATATTTCTGTGTATTGATAGTCTCGACCTCCGGTTGCTGCACCATAACCAACAAAATGCTTTAAACAAGCAATTACTTTGCCTTCGCTTGAAACATCTTTACCCTGAAAACCGTTTACAGCAGCTTTACTAAAAATAGCATTTAGGTAGGTGTCTTCACCATATGATTCTGCAATACGTCCCCAACGAGGATCTCTTGAAACATCTACCATAGGAGCAAAAGCCCAATCAACCCCATTCGCTGCTGCTTCTGATGCTGCTACGGAATTAGCTCTTTCAATTAATTTTGGAGACCATGTGCATGATTGCGCAAGACTTATTGGAAAAATAGTACGAAACCCATGTATAACATCATGTCCAAAGATAATAGGAATTCCTAATCTGGTTTCTTCAATCGCTATTTTCTGAATCTTGTTTCTTTCTTTTACAGTATAAAAATTTTTTCTGCCATTAAGTAAAGATCCAACTTGTCCGTTTTTAATATCATCAGATAATTTATTATCTAATCCTGCTGAAAATCTTTGTGAAAGCTGTCCTACCTTTTCTTCAAGACTCATTAATTTTAATAAACTATCAACTTTAGACATAATTAATTCATCCACTTTAATTTCATTACTTTCTGGAGTGGTATTACAAGCTAATAGAAAAGTTAAAGTGATACTGAAAAAGATAATTTTTAGATTATTCATGCTATTTAATAGAAGTTATTCGTTTTATGCGTATTACAAATAATTCGAATGTTATAATTTAGAAAATTTTGAAGGAAGTTTAGATATCGGTGTTATTTTAATGTTCTTATAATATACTTCTGCAGCTTCAGATTGAATTTGAATTTTACCTCTACTTACAGGAATTGTTTTACCAGCAACATCGTAACGAGCATTTTTTATTCTGTTCACAACATGGCCATTTACTAAATGGATACTTTCGTTGTCTAAACAGTAAATTTCTAAGGTATTCCATGCGCCATTAGGGTTTTCATATAAAGAAGATTTAGTTGATCTTCCAGATTCAAAACCAGTAGCGTATTTTAAAGGAATTTCTTTTCCTTTAGGATTGTATATAAAAAAGGGTTTTCCTTTTTTGTTTAACTTTCTATCAGCAGGTACATCTTCATAGACATCGCCCAAAGCAATAAAATCTCCACAATCTCCTTCTTGTATTTGAAACTCTAAAGAAGCCATCCAAGTGTTCCAAAATGCTCCATGAACTCCTTTAGCATGATATAAAATACCGCTATCTCTTTTGCCTTTTATGCGAGGTTCCCATTTTTTTTCTCCCCATTTAAATTGGGTGGTAAAATGATAATTACCATATTCATTTTTAGAGGTTAACCCTCCGTATATTTTACCACTAATTTTTAAAACGTTTTTGTTATTTTCTTTGATGATAGAAAACACTTTTTTCGGATCATTATTTAAACCCATTGGTTTTCCTTTTGTGACATCTTTAGATTTTTCAAAATTGATATCCACCGAAGGATGAACAGCTCCTATCCAAACATCCCATTTAGACAAGTTTGAATCTAATAAATCTTCGCCATTTTTATCAATAGCAACATTCTTTTCTTTTATAGTCCATAAAATTCCTTCTTTTAAATGTTGTAGAAAATCGGTATTTGTATATGCTTCTTTGGTGTGTCCCATTCCGGTATAAAAAATACGACCACCTTGAAAATGATGATACCAAGAAATAGCATGTTTTGTCCCCATCCTTTTACCTGAATAAGAAGTTTCATCCAATTCTAATAATACATTGACATGTTTTGCAGCAGGTTTTTTAAAATTGTACCATTCATCAAATACTTCAAATGTATCATTGTAATGCGCTATTGCAGCATGGTTACTTTCTTTATTAACTTTTAGCGTAGCTTTTTGTTGTTTTGGATGCGATTTAAATTGTGCTCCAATCATTTGTTCATAAAAAGGCCAATCGTATTCAGTGTCGGTAGCAGCATGAATACCAACAAAACCACCGCCTTCATTTATGTATTTTTCAAAATCTTTTTCTTGTTGATTATTTAAGACATTACCTGTAGTGTTTAAAAAAACAAGTGTTTTATATTTTTTTAAATTCTGATAATTAAATTGTAAAGAATCTTCTGTAGTATCTGTTTTCCATCCATTTTCTTGTCCTAATTTTTTGATGGCTGTAATCCCTTCTGTAATAGATTTGTGTCTGTATCCATTTGTTTTTGAGAAAATTAAAATGGTGTTTTCTGTCTTTTTAGAAAAAGTGTTGTATTGTTTTTTTACTTTACAGCTAATAATTAAACTGAAAAAAAATATTGTAAGTAGTGTAGTTTTTATAATTGGTTTTTTCATTTTTAGTTGTCTTGTTTTGGAATTATTTATAAGATAAAGATAGTAGTTTGTTTAAAGTTTTTTTTTAATGATTAGTTATTCAAATAAACTAATTAAATATAATCTTAAGGAAAACAAAATGTCTTTGTAAAACAACTGATGTTCTTTTTCTGAATTAACTGTTTTATTCCTTCTTGTTTAAATCTAAATAATTCATTTTTTTTGAGAGTGGATAAATTACAATTAATTGATGATGAAAACGGATTAGATAATAGGTGGTGTTAAAAAGATGATTGATGATGTTAAAAGTTAACAATTAGTACGTTATTGCATTTCAAATAAATATTAAAACTAAAATATCTATTATGAAAAACTTTAAAGCTTATGGTATCATTTTTTGTTTGTTTATAATGATTTTCGTAGTTATAACTAGATGTCAAAAAGCAATACCAGAACCACCCATATTTAAAGTTTCTAAAACAAATGAGCCAATAATTATTGATGGAAAAATGGATGAAGCTATTTGGTCTAAAACGGAAAGCAGAACATTTGATTTTACTTATAATGAAGAAAAACCAAGTGATAAACAAAAAACAACACTTAGAATGTTATGGGATGAAAATAACCTATACCTTTTTTATGAATTGGAAGATAAATATTTAAATGCTAGAGAGACAGAAAGAGATGGTGCACCTTATTTTGATGATTGTGCAGAAATCTTTATAATACCAACTCCAGAAAGCTTAGATACACATTTTTGCTTTGAAATTAATCTATACAAAGCGGTTAACGATCTTCTCTTTTTTAATGATTATTATGAGAATACGAATACTGCATTAAAAACTTTTAATCCCGTTAGTAAAGTTGAAGTTGTTTATAATGGTACTGTAAATGATAATTCTGATATTGATAAGGGATGGACTATGGAATTAAAAATCCCGTTAACTACTTTTGGCTTTTTAAGTAAATTTGAGCCCGTACAAGAGGGGAGTAAATGGAGGTTTTTAGCAATCAGACAAGAAAGAAACGAAGCGGAAGGTGAACGCAGAATTACTTCTACTATTTTCCCTATTTATGATATATCAAAAGATGTGCATCAACCAGATAAATTTGGGTTAATGGAGTTTGTTAATTAGTAGTGGTTGTATAAAGTATTATCTGTTTTTATTAAAAAAAAGTAATGTTTTTTCTAGATGCTTTATCCAATAAGACCATTCATGACTTCCTTTTAATTCTTCAAATACATGAGGAATATTTTCTTTTAAAAGTTCCTCATGTAGTAATTTATTAGCCGGAAATAGACTGTCATTAATACCGCAATCAAAACGAATAGTAGGTAAGCTGTTTTTATGATCTTTTAGAATGTCTATTATATTAGGAGTTTTACTTTCTTTTAGATACTCATCTAAAGGATCATCTGTAAAAAGTTGCATTTGTTCTAATTTGGTAATAGAACTATGCCCGGAAATTGCTTTAAATTTCTCAGGAAATCGTCCGCCTAAAGACAAAGCGCCATAACCTCCCATAGACAAACCACCAATACATGTTGATGTAGAATTCTTGGCTTCCGGAATATTTTCTTTAACAGCCGTAATCACATCATTCACAATCCAATGATCAAATTGTTTTTGATGATGAGAAAAATAGGCAGAACCATCTTCCCAAAGTCCGTCTGAAGGCATTGCAATTATAGCGGGTTTTATGGTGCCGTTTTGCATTAATCGTTCTGCCGTTTTATGAGCACCTCCTTTTAGCGCCCAAATCCAAGCACTTCCATAAACGCCATGTAATAAGATATATATTGGTAAATTTTCGAGATTATCCACTTGTGGTACATACAAACAAATATCTCCTCTACCTTTTAAATTAGGCGTTTTTACGGTTAAAAATCTTAGTCCTTGAGATTCGAAATTAGAATCTGAAAGTTCTACAGTTTTAAAGCTTGATGCCATATAAATTTTTAATTTATAATTAATGAATTGTTGGTTCCTTGTAATTTTTTCGATTTAATGGCAACTTTAACAGCTCCTTTTTCTTTCGATTTCACAAAAATAGCAGCTTGTCCGTTAAAGAATTTTCTTTCGGGTTTCGATAAGTTTTGCAAATTGGTTGGATCTCCATTTCCGGATGCTAAAAATGTAGCGGCTCCATCAACTTGTATGTGCATGTTCTCATTGTAATTTACACATAAATTGCCGATTTTATCTAAAACAGAAATTATATAAACACCAACTTCTCCGTTTTTAATGGTTTTTAATTCTGGTTTTATTTCTATATGATGAGGCTCACCAGCAGTTACTCTTATTACTTCAGCAACTTTCTTTCCTTTTTTATTATAAGCCACAATTTTTGCTTCTCCCGGTTCATAAACTACAGCATCCCAAACAATAGCGTAAGCCTTAAATAAATCCCAATTACCACCTCCAGAAGCAGATTTGTCTATAGAATTACTTTCATACCTATGATTTTTTAATGGTTTTTTAGTTTGAATTCCATAACTTTTTCCATTTACAAATAATTCAGCTTTTTCATAAGATGTATAGCAAACTACTGGAATTTCTTTCCCTTTCATTTCAGGTAAAGTCCAATGAGGAAAAAAGTGTAGTACATCTTTATCCTTTTTCCATTGTGTTTGATATAAGTAGAATTTATCTTTTTCTAAACCAATAAAATCTACTGGCGCAAAATAAGAACTTCTAGCTTTTACTTCGTGATAAGGAGAAGGTTCTCCTAAATAATCATAACCCGTCCAAACAAATTCGCCATAAACAGTTGTGTTTTTGTCTTGTGCAGCAAACTCTTTATAAGCAGGATATCCCCAAGAAACATTGGTAGTTTCATAGTTACCAGGATAGCCATCTTTATAGGTATTTGTATTTAAAGAGTTTCCTCTTTTTGTATGAATTGTATCAAAAACTACTGGGAATTTATAGCTGTTTCTAACACTAACGGATCCGCCAGTTTCACTTGCGAAAAACTTTAAATTCGGATATTCTTTTCTAATTAGATTGTAAAGACCAGGTTTATAATTAAAGGCTGCAACATCAACGATTTTTGCCATTCCGCTTTTTAAAGAACCAGAAGCTGAGTTAAAACCGGCAGTTGTAGCTCGCGTTGTATCTAAAGTTTTCACAATTTTATTTAAGTAACCGGTAATGTTATTTGGATCGTGTTTGTATTGTTCCATAATTTCATTACCAATACTCCACATAATTATACTTGGGTGATTTCTATCACGCAAAATCATATCTGTTAAGTCTGTTTTTGCCCATTTGTCAAAATGTTTAGAATACCCATTCATTACTTTACCAATTTGCCATTCGTCAAAAGCTTCATCAATGGCTAAAAGTCCCATTTCATCACAAATATCTAACGCTTCTGGAGCAGGAGGATTGTGAGAAAAACGAATTGCATTTACACCCATTTCTTTCATTTTTCTCATCTGACGGACAAATAATTCCTTATGAAAAGCGGCACCAACAGGACCTAAATCATGATGCATATTAACACCTTTAAATCTTATTTTTTGATCATTCAAATAAAATCCATCTACTTCAAAACGGATACTTCTTATTCCAAAAGGTGTTGTATAGGTATTAACAACTTTGCGACCTTTTAAAATAGATGTTTTAAGTTGATATAAATAAGGTGTATTTAAATTCCAAAGTTTTGGTTTAGAAACTTTAAATTTTTCAGATATTTTAGTATTTTTCTGAATGGTGATCTCTTTTGATTTTCTTTCGATTTGTTTTCCGTCAGGAGAAATGATTTCATTAATCATTGTATAATTTCCACTTCCTAAAATTTCAATATCTACGTGTACCTCAGCATGTCTTTTTGCAATAACAGGAGTCGTTACAAAAGTCCCCCAGGTTTTAACGTGCGTTTTATTAGTTTTAATTATGGATACTTTTCTATACAAACCAGCTCCAGGATACCAACGAGATTGACTATTAAAATTTTCTAATCGAACGGCAATTGTATTGTCTCCGGATTTTAGAAATTTTGTAATATCAAAATGGAAAGAAATATAACCAAAAGGACGCTCACCAACATATTGGCCATTTACATACACTTTTGCGTTGCTCATTGCTCCGTCAAAAAGAATCTGAACTTTTTCTTCTAATTCTGATGCTGTAATGGAATAATTTGTTCTATACCATCCAATGCCAACATAAGGCAATGCACCAGATCTACCAGTTCTGTATCTTGGTTTGGTTTCACCATCTTGTATTACAGTTGTTAATTGCACATCATGCGCAAAATTAAAATCTTGTTGTACTGCCCAATCATGAGGAACTGTTACGTTTTCCCAATCAGCATCATCAAAATCTTTTTGAAAAGCTGCACCATAATCGTAATTGGTGAATTTCCAGTTTTTTAATAATTCGGTTTCTTGAGCAGAAATAAAACTAAAAATGCTACTAAAAACAATAATTAAAATTGATGTTTTTCTATTCATAATAATTGGAATAAATTTAATTTTTATCTTCTAATTTATAAGTTCTGATGTAATCGATATAAGTTGTTCTGTCATCTTTTGATGCACTTGCTACTTTTCCTCCATCTTCCGGGATAGGATTCCAATCATACTTTTCAATGGAAAAATGAAGAAATAATTCTTGGTCAAAATTTACTGGTGGATTTACAGTATAAACGTGTTTCCCGTCTAAATAGAACAACAATTCCGTTGGACTTTTCCACCAACAACCATACGTGTAATACTTATCGGAATTTTTAACATCAGGATAAACAACGGCTTGACTACGAATTGCTTCATTACAATTTGTTTTCCTATGAATGGTATTTGAGTGCATTATTTTATCCCATTTTTTGCCCCATTCTTCAGCTAAAGGAGAAATAGAACCCACAGATTCTGTAATGTCTATTTCATGTTTAAAATCACAAATATTTTTAGACATCAGCCAGAAACCACCACCCATTTCTGTTTTATTCATTTTAAATTTGGCTTCAAAATAATGACCATAAGAGATTGATTTTGATGCTCTAATAATACCTCCATAATAATTATAAACAGAAGGCGTACTGTATTTATAACTTGTAAAAGTTTTATCTAATTTACCAACTTCAATTTCTAATTTTCCTTTATTAAGTGTAATCGAACTTTCTTTAAATAGGGCAGGAGACCTTCCAATCCAACCAAAATCTGGATGTCCTTCAGGATCTGCAATCCATTTCCTTTTATTTAGTTTTTTTCCATTAAATTCATCAGAAAGATTTTTAATAACGGTCCACTTTTTTCCTTCTGGTGCTTTTATTTGCGCACTAAAATTTGTTGTAAAAATTAAAAAACTAATTAATACTAAAGCTTGAATTCTGTATTTCATAAAAATTAAGAATATTATATTAATTAATCAAAAACAATAACTCCTTTTGCATTTTTACCCGCTAACATATCATCAAAAGCCTGTTGTAAATCTTCTAAAGGATATGTTCTGGTAATCATTTCATCTAATAATAAATCGCCTTTATCATATAAATTCACCAATTTTGGGAAATCTATTTGTGGTCTACATTTTCCATATAATGGATTGATGTAAATTTTATCCCATTCAAAAAGATTCATATCTATTGATATAGTTTCTTCAATACCACTAACTTGAACAGCAGTTCCTGCATTTCTAATCATTGCCAATGGCGCAGCGCCTAAAGCAGGAATTGCAGTACACTCAAAAGCGTAATCTGCACCTCTTCCTTCTGTTAATTTCTTTACTTCTTCTGATGCTTGCATCAATCCAACATCATTTTTATCTGCTAAAATAGTATGCGTTGCTCCAAATTGTTTCGCCATTTCTAAACGTTCTGCATTAATATCAATTGCAATTATTTTTGCTGCTCCAGATATTCTAGCACCTTGAATTACGTTTAAACCTACACCTCCAGTTCCTAAAATTACGGCAGAACTTCCCGCAGTAACTTTCGCCGTATTTACAGCAGAACCATAACCTGTCATTACACCACAACTAATAATACTTGCGGATGGCATTGGCATTTCGCTTTTTAATTTTACACAAGCAGATTCTTTTACCAAAGCGTATTCTGCAAGCGTACCAATATTAAAAGAGCGTTCTATTGGTTGGTTATTCCATTTAGACCCTTCTAAATGTGCGTGACCAGGAGTAAATCCGTTTCCTCCAGCGGTTACGGGCGAATTATTTTCACAAATATGTTGATTGCCTTCTTGACACTGAAAGCATTTCATACAAGGAGTTGCCCAATTTAAAATAACTTTATCACCAACTTCAAAATCGGTGACATCTGCACCAATTTCCGCTATAATTCCTGCACCTTCATGACCTAAAATAATTGGTTTTCCCCAAAGTAAAGAATCGTGATCTGTATGACACAAACCGGCTGCTTTAATTTTTACGATAATTTCATCTCCTTTTGGATCTGCTATTGTTATGGTATCAATAATGAATTTTCCATCTCCTGTAGCAATTGCAGATTTAGATTGTATGCTCATAGTTTTATTTTTTATAAAAAAGTAGTTGGTTTCATAGGTATTGAAACATCCACCAATTTTGTTTTGTCTATTTTTTGTTTTCCTTTTATAAATCTTGTTCCTAATACAAAGGCTTTCCCGTTGTTAATGGCATCTACAGCTAATAACTCATCATCTTTAAAATACCAAACAGAAAAACTTGTATTTTCTGTTGCTTCTTTTCTGATTAAAACATCATTGTAGCCGTTAGATAAACCAACCATTTGTAATTTTACATCATATTGATCTGACCAAAACCAAGGAATGGTGTCATAGATAAATTCTTTGCCACAAATTGAAGCTGCTGCAACTTTACTTTGGTCTACTGCATTTTGTACAGATTCTAAACGTAGAAATCTATTATAATGTGGATTGAAATGAAAAGTACAATCGCCAATAGAATAGATGTTTTCATCATTCGTTTTAGCAAACTCATTAACTTTTATTCCTTGTTCAATTTCTAAATCAGCATTTTTAGCAAGCTCTGTATTCACACGGAT is a genomic window containing:
- a CDS encoding AraC family transcriptional regulator — its product is MKAVFEPISNTTNQSFHYRVFEKLEFGTPWHYHPEWELTFITESTGIRSVGNSIQAYQPGELVLLGPNLPHCWKTNRSTKELAKSTVIQFRKDVLGDGWMDKDEFSLIKKMLISSNYGLIFNEIIAKDIGAKMISMKETSTTLRLIEFIKLLHELSLEKYEVLSLGASFNVNSLVSDRIRNIINFVDENYQNKIEASQLGDLVFMTPVSFSKFFKRSFNKTFTSYLNEYRVSKACEFLKESEISVEQIAFETGYPNLSFFHRKFKLFTKQTPAQYRATFFK
- a CDS encoding carbohydrate kinase family protein — translated: MKFDVIVSGMMVVDILAEVPLNVNLGSKHEVSKIIIQGGAPAGNAACVIAQNNLKTAFLGYKADNTLSLIAREELKRYNVDTSLLINNPDFQPAIAVVEINTKNGDRTVYYSTNNYKPLLPKDINEDWIKNSKLLLVDGYDVVGNLELLKIANKHNIPSVLDIEAGDISVLKKMISLGSHIILPLEGAQMITELDLPEECINALSLITNGQLVITDGANGSWALENERIIHQAAFPTEVVDTTGCGDAFHGAYASALLKGKNLAKRLEYASAYASIIATHFGGRSYFPSTKEVEQILLKK
- a CDS encoding glycoside hydrolase family 3 N-terminal domain-containing protein; the encoded protein is MNNLKIIFFSITLTFLLACNTTPESNEIKVDELIMSKVDSLLKLMSLEEKVGQLSQRFSAGLDNKLSDDIKNGQVGSLLNGRKNFYTVKERNKIQKIAIEETRLGIPIIFGHDVIHGFRTIFPISLAQSCTWSPKLIERANSVAASEAAANGVDWAFAPMVDVSRDPRWGRIAESYGEDTYLNAIFSKAAVNGFQGKDVSSEGKVIACLKHFVGYGAATGGRDYQYTEISDRTMHEVYLPSFEAGVNAGALTVMSAFNDINGVPATANKKYIRKTLKEKMNFNGFVVSDWDAVEELIKHGIASDKREAALLAINAGVDMEMKTLTYQKLTEEVKANNLSENIIDEAVGRILFVKYKKGLFKNPYTSLTNVDKANPTLEKRKLARQIASESMVLLKNKENILPLKNKKINIAVVGLFANETNVMGWWQSLGKNEEVVTPYSGLKNNADSNITITKEVNSKTDVIIACVGESSTLFGENHSRTNIKLPNNQEAFLNKLKKKGKPIITVVFNGRPLDLTGVLESSEAVLIGWHPGIETGNALADLIYGKSNPSGKLTTSFPKSVGQIPVYYNQRNSGRPHQSNYRDETSKPLFPFGFGLSYSNFEYDNLIVSKEKLNRKDSLVISAQITNNSNVQGTEIVQLYVQDIVGSTTRPVKELKGFRKITLAPNESKVVNFTLKTNDLTVLNDNFIPIIEPGKFNVWISTNSDKGLKGSFEIEK
- a CDS encoding L-fucose/L-arabinose isomerase family protein, encoding MATDVLEKPVLKPKDLNLDILQRKGVVAEEMEKLICKAPEKKDVKIGLIGIGFELHFDWKKAKESYTEATEQIKSVFGSNNQLLALKEPIQTKKAVLEALNNFKTEDMSGLIIYQASYIAGDLALAIGNWLRENKMPLLSWSHDEVTGGRLTANRLCGQNFLLNILNSLEVKYSWVFDRPKSKQLDLILDKFIRVVSAKKRMQHATILMVGGMRVPGFYDCELNEMSISKHLGLAVDRVDIETVWKHGEQFKNEDVDAIVQKLINSKLCKYQGVSKRELFLSVRFSLAIANYAREGDYIGIALKNWPELFDNYQIAGDGAGALVQDLGIPVADESDMGALITMVTMNEISNGNSLPTLTDMSILNDKENKLGMWHCGGSSTRLMRKGTKFEIRNHSILDNYDEEQSYGMLLEFLLEKGDITIAKYQYPHASSMLSFEGEIIDSPMRFRGAYGEVSPKNEKASAIVGTILSNGLDHHWIIGRGHIQEDLKEFNHWANIENLEFVIPGTTGRSIQKKLNY